The following proteins come from a genomic window of Longimicrobium sp.:
- the atpE gene encoding ATP synthase F0 subunit C, producing the protein MMMMQAAVETANALSNGLLGAALGAGLAVIGAGIGIGLIGSRAMDGMARQPEIAGTIQTGALILAAFVEGATLFAIVVAFLVQSGVFTALRG; encoded by the coding sequence ATGATGATGATGCAAGCGGCGGTCGAGACCGCCAACGCGCTCAGCAACGGTCTACTCGGTGCCGCCCTCGGCGCCGGCCTCGCGGTCATCGGCGCCGGCATCGGCATCGGCCTGATCGGCTCCCGCGCGATGGACGGCATGGCCCGCCAGCCCGAGATCGCCGGCACCATCCAGACCGGCGCGCTGATCCTGGCCGCCTTCGTGGAAGGCGCCACCCTGTTCGCCATCGTGGTCGCGTTCCTGGTGCAGTCCGGCGTCTTCACCGCGCTGCGCGGCTGA
- the atpF gene encoding F0F1 ATP synthase subunit B, with the protein MRRSTTALSALLLLGSAAPLIAQEHEEAPGLLSPNIGLTFWTIVVFVIVLGVLSRFAFPKILGAVEAREENLRQLAAAAERDRAEAAAMMEENRRILEETRARVQEAVNEGRTSAERIRAEMLAETRREQEALLERARQDIAAEREGALQAVRREAVDVSMRAAERLVRRNLDGEDNRRLVREYLGQVATQPALGAGV; encoded by the coding sequence ATGCGTCGCTCCACCACCGCTCTCTCGGCCCTTCTCCTTCTCGGCTCCGCCGCGCCCCTGATCGCGCAGGAGCACGAGGAGGCGCCCGGCCTGCTGTCGCCGAACATCGGGCTCACCTTCTGGACGATCGTGGTGTTCGTGATCGTCCTGGGGGTCCTGTCCAGGTTCGCCTTCCCCAAGATCCTGGGCGCCGTGGAGGCCCGCGAGGAGAACCTCCGCCAGCTGGCCGCCGCCGCCGAGCGCGACCGCGCCGAGGCCGCCGCCATGATGGAGGAGAACCGGCGCATCCTGGAGGAGACCCGCGCCCGCGTGCAGGAGGCGGTCAACGAGGGCCGCACCAGCGCCGAGCGCATCCGCGCCGAGATGCTGGCCGAGACGCGCCGCGAGCAGGAAGCCCTGCTGGAGCGCGCCCGCCAGGACATCGCCGCCGAGCGCGAGGGCGCGCTGCAGGCCGTGCGCCGCGAGGCCGTGGACGTCTCCATGCGCGCCGCCGAGCGCCTGGTGCGCCGCAACCTGGACGGCGAGGACAACCGCCGCCTCGTTCGCGAGTACCTGGGCCAGGTCGCCACGCAGCCGGCCCTCGGCGCGGGGGTCTGA
- the atpH gene encoding ATP synthase F1 subunit delta, translating to MRSEVIARNYADTLLTLAQRNGGASTAVEFQTAADELASLLNTEPRIRAFLSAPAISMDAKKAALRGALGGRVPELFLRFVLVVVDKRRDNLLREIALAYRERVDEMMGRLRVDVTISHAPDAALQEEIRASLQTRFGRDVIATFHVDSELLGGMVLKVGDQILDGSVRSQAAGLRRRLMEAYLPAGT from the coding sequence GTGCGCTCCGAGGTCATCGCGCGTAACTACGCGGACACGCTCCTCACCCTGGCGCAGCGCAACGGCGGCGCCAGCACGGCCGTCGAGTTCCAGACCGCCGCCGACGAGCTGGCCAGCCTGCTGAACACGGAGCCGCGCATCCGCGCCTTCCTGTCCGCGCCGGCCATCTCCATGGACGCCAAGAAGGCGGCGCTGCGCGGCGCGCTCGGCGGGCGCGTGCCCGAGCTCTTTCTGCGCTTCGTGCTGGTGGTGGTGGACAAGCGCCGCGACAACCTCCTCCGCGAGATCGCCCTGGCGTACCGCGAGCGGGTGGACGAGATGATGGGGCGCCTGCGGGTGGACGTCACCATCTCGCACGCGCCGGACGCCGCGCTGCAGGAGGAGATCCGCGCGTCGCTGCAGACGCGCTTCGGGCGCGACGTGATCGCCACCTTTCACGTGGACTCCGAGCTGTTGGGCGGCATGGTGCTCAAGGTGGGCGACCAGATCCTGGACGGCTCGGTTCGCAGCCAGGCGGCAGGGCTGCGCCGCAGGCTGATGGAAGCGTACCTCCCCGCCGGCACATGA